One Glycine max cultivar Williams 82 chromosome 3, Glycine_max_v4.0, whole genome shotgun sequence DNA window includes the following coding sequences:
- the LOC100797220 gene encoding transcription factor MYB2: MDVKVKKSQSIELQVQDCEEDIRKGPWSVEEDTILQNYVATHGDGRWNSLARSAGLKRSGKSCRLRWLNYLRPDVRRGNITLQEQITILELHSRWGNRWSKIARHLPGRTDNEIKNYWRTRVIKQARNLKCDVDSKQFQDALRYVWMPRLIERTHPSLPIPSETHGPAHVDPNPTAPAQHELHGSGSGSGPSALEDVSSGAELNAPLDSDSEHLVYDVWGTCDSFNGNSTLPLGGGDLMESLWEDENMWLMRQLCHDLEIKDNFLA; encoded by the exons ATGGATGTTAAGGTGAAGAAATCACAGTCCATAGAATTACAGGTGCAGGATTGTGAAGAAGACATCAGAAAAGGTCCATGGAGCGTTGAAGAGGACACCATTCTCCAAAATTACGTCGCCACCCACGGTGACGGTCGCTGGAATTCCCTCGCACGCTCTGCAG GCCTGAAGAGATCAGGGAAAAGTTGCAGGTTAAGATGGCTAAACTACTTGCGTCCCGATGTTCGTCGTGGAAATATAACACTCCAAGAACAGATAACGATTCTGGAACTCCACTCTCGCTGGGGCAATAG GTGGTCGAAAATTGCTCGGCATCTTCCAGGTAGAACAGACAACGAAATAAAGAATTATTGGAGGACCCGAGTGATTAAGCAAGCAAGGAACCTCAAGTGTGACGTGGACAGTAAACAGTTCCAAGATGCCTTGCGTTACGTCTGGATGCCCCGTTTGATAGAGCGGACTCACCCTTCACTACCAATACCATCGGAAACTCACGGCCCGGCCCATGTTGACCCAAATCCAACCGCTCCGGCCCAACACGAGTTGCATGGTTCTGGTTCGGGCTCGGGTCCCTCTGCCTTGGAGGATGTCTCATCAGGAGCGGAGTTAAACGCTCCTTTAGATTCTGATtctgaacatttggtttatgaTGTTTGGGGTACATGCGACAGTTTCAATGGGAATAGCACGTTACCTTTAGGTGGTGGGGACTTGATGGAGAGTTTGTGGGAGGATGAGAATATGTGGCTTATGCGACAGCTTTGTCATGATCTGGAAATTAAAGACAATTTCCTTGCGTGA
- the LOC100809287 gene encoding galactinol synthase 1, with product MAPELVPTVVKSSAAFTKPATLPRRAYVTFLAGNGDYVKGVVGLAKGLRKVKTAYPLVVAVLPDVPEEHRKILESQGCIVREIEPVYPPENQTQFAMAYYVINYSKLRIWEFVEYSKMIYLDGDIEVYENIDHLFDLPDGNFYAVMDCFCEKTWSHTPQYKVGYCQQCPEKVRWPTELGQPPSLYFNAGMFVFEPNIATYHDLLKTVQVTTPTSFAEQDFLNMYFKDIYKPIPLNYNLVLAMLWRHPENVKLDQVKVVHYCAAGSKPWRYTGKEENMQREDIKMLVKKWWDIYNDASLDYKPLMNASEAPAADGVDIEQFVQALSEVGHVQYVTAPSAA from the exons atggcTCCTGAACTTGTCCCCACCGTTGTGAAATCCAGTGCTGCGTTCACGAAACCCGCGACCCTTCCAAGGCGTGCCTACGTGACATTCCTCGCCGGAAACGGTGACTACGTGAAAGGGGTGGTTGGCCTCGCCAAAGGGTTGCGAAAGGTGAAAACCGCGTACCCGTTGGTGGTGGCTGTCCTCCCCGATGTGCCGGAGGAGCACCGTAAGATCCTGGAGTCTCAGGGCTGCATCGTTCGCGAGATCGAACCCGTTTACCCACCCGAAAACCAAACCCAGTTTGCCATGGCTTATTACGTCATCAACTACTCCAAGCTCCGTATATGGGAG TTTGTGGAGTACAGCAAGATGATATACTTGGACGGAGACATTGAGGTATATGAGAACATAGACCACCTATTTGACCTACCTGATGGTAACTTTTACGCTGTGATGGATTGTTTCTGCGAGAAGACATGGAGTCACACCCCTCAGTACAAGGTGGGTTACTGCCAGCAATGCCCGGAGAAGGTGCGGTGGCCCACCGAATTGGGTCAGCCCCCTTCTCTTTACTTCAACGCTGGCATGTTCGTGTTCGAACCCAACATCGCCACCTATCATGACCTATTGAAAACGGTGCAAGTCACCACTCCCACCTCGTTCGCTGAACAAGATTTCTTGAACATGTACTTCAAGGACATTTACAAGCCAATCCCTTTAAATTACAATCTTGTCCTCGCCATGCTGTGGCGCCACCCGGAAAACGTTAAATTAGACCAAGTCAAGGTTGTTCACTATTGCGCAGCG GGGTCCAAGCCATGGAGATATACGGGGAAGGAAGAGAATATGCAGAGGGAGGACATAAAGATGCTGGTGAAGAAATGGTGGGATATCTACAATGATGCTTCGCTTGACTACAAGCCATTGATGAATGCAAGTGAAGCTCCAGCAGCGGATGGTGTTGACATTGAACAATTCGTGCAGGCTCTATCAGAGGTTGGTCATGTTCAATATGTCACCGCGCCTTCAGCAGCTTAA